The following are encoded in a window of Clostridium thermarum genomic DNA:
- a CDS encoding M20 family metallopeptidase has protein sequence MKQEVISYLHTIKDEIYNLTKFLYDNPEKSYHETKACNLLIETLKNNNFKVIPNYLDISTAFYAEYGNGYPRICFFCDYDAVPDKGHIHGHNLSSAISCAAALSLSKVVDKIGGTIIVLGSPGEYVGGAKVTMAKQGILNDMDVAMMVHPDILTAESGTSKAILPLCIKFTSNDGVTYLKSNSLSPLDACLFVLNGLNVILKGYNGTVQIDTLLENGGYTPSLPHDVCEIRLYIRAVDYCTAEQVKDQIKKLVEASSAITNISCEVKINELPYCQLTTNKTLSRIFSHNLKELGVIDSCGVYDIEAGISMGTVSEYVPCIHPFIQITDRDDISYGSPDFAAATLSSFAQERAITAAAALAVTAVDIIQKETILSKIKEEFYASKKKIEG, from the coding sequence ATGAAGCAGGAAGTAATATCCTATTTACATACAATCAAAGATGAGATATATAATCTAACTAAATTTCTTTATGATAATCCGGAAAAAAGCTATCACGAAACCAAGGCTTGTAATTTACTAATTGAAACCTTAAAGAATAACAACTTCAAAGTCATTCCAAACTATTTAGATATATCAACAGCCTTTTACGCTGAATATGGAAATGGCTATCCGAGAATATGTTTTTTCTGTGATTATGACGCGGTTCCTGATAAGGGCCATATTCATGGGCATAATTTAAGCAGCGCAATTTCTTGTGCAGCAGCCTTATCCCTGTCAAAAGTAGTAGATAAAATTGGAGGCACAATAATTGTTTTAGGTAGTCCTGGTGAATACGTAGGCGGAGCTAAGGTAACAATGGCAAAGCAAGGTATATTAAATGATATGGATGTTGCTATGATGGTTCATCCTGATATACTTACTGCTGAAAGCGGAACTTCAAAAGCTATATTGCCCTTATGTATTAAATTTACTAGTAACGACGGTGTTACCTATTTGAAATCTAATTCTCTGTCTCCTCTTGATGCATGCCTTTTTGTTTTAAATGGACTTAATGTGATTTTAAAGGGCTATAATGGTACAGTACAAATTGATACCTTATTAGAAAATGGAGGCTATACTCCCTCTTTGCCTCATGATGTATGTGAAATAAGGTTATATATAAGAGCAGTGGATTATTGTACTGCTGAACAGGTTAAGGATCAGATAAAGAAGTTGGTTGAGGCTTCTTCGGCAATAACAAATATTTCTTGTGAAGTCAAAATAAATGAACTTCCTTATTGTCAACTGACCACCAATAAAACTCTTTCACGTATATTCAGTCACAATTTGAAGGAATTAGGAGTTATTGATTCCTGTGGTGTCTACGATATTGAAGCCGGTATTAGTATGGGTACTGTTAGTGAGTATGTCCCATGCATACATCCCTTTATACAAATAACAGATAGAGATGATATTTCTTATGGAAGTCCTGACTTCGCTGCTGCTACCCTAAGCTCTTTTGCTCAGGAACGAGCAATTACTGCTGCAGCTGCTTTAGCAGTTACTGCTGTGGATATAATTCAGAAGGAAACCATATTATCAAAAATTAAAGAGGAATTTTATGCGAGTAAGAAAAAAATAGAGGGATAA
- a CDS encoding sigma factor G inhibitor Gin: MEKQRCIICRKTLNNGIIINGRILCKACENRLINAKVNTDFYNYYRDCIKKTVVDLLLREKRLSSHM; this comes from the coding sequence ATGGAAAAGCAAAGATGTATAATTTGTAGAAAGACACTAAACAATGGTATAATTATCAATGGAAGAATTCTATGTAAAGCTTGCGAAAACAGGTTGATTAACGCAAAAGTTAATACAGACTTTTATAACTACTATAGAGATTGCATAAAGAAAACCGTAGTTGATTTATTATTGAGAGAAAAAAGGTTGAGCAGCCATATGTAG
- a CDS encoding aminotransferase class I/II-fold pyridoxal phosphate-dependent enzyme, with amino-acid sequence MNNIPVLKALKKYIDERNAPFSMPGHKSGRGFTCTDEGRLFNEVMLKGDITEVEGLDNLHNPQGIIKEAQELLAKLYGSRASYFLVNGSTSGNLAMIFSAFKEGDKVLVERNCHRSIFNGIIMRKLQPIYIKNYMSKRYNAPISIDMGHFLQTLEENSDINGVILTYPNYYGITCDLSLVVKKCKERGIKVLVDCAHGAHFGISPLLPDNPIKLGADMAVMSAHKTLPSLTQTAYLHIGETMDKSLTDFYVSMFSSTSPSYTFMASMDYARYYLETYGREAFDSLIKTVDDYRDRINQIKGLHVISQEDIKSEYAQSPVGFDRTRLIINVDKEYNGYALLDYLRLKGVQSEMSDGFNTVLISSPFNSKEDFERLFMALKDFPMSDYKRKPIEIKVGTIPSRALLPWQAVESKSALVDLKDCEGKISGTNIVPYPPGVPIIMMGEFIDRDAISMVQYYLSNGVTILGIDEEKIRVIEQ; translated from the coding sequence TTGAATAATATACCGGTTTTAAAAGCCTTGAAAAAGTATATAGATGAGAGAAATGCGCCTTTTTCAATGCCGGGACACAAAAGCGGAAGAGGGTTTACATGTACAGATGAGGGAAGGCTTTTTAATGAAGTTATGCTAAAAGGTGACATAACGGAAGTTGAAGGCTTAGATAATCTTCACAATCCTCAAGGGATAATTAAAGAGGCTCAGGAATTGCTGGCGAAGTTATACGGAAGCAGAGCGTCATATTTTCTTGTAAACGGTAGTACCAGTGGTAACTTAGCAATGATATTTTCAGCCTTCAAAGAGGGGGATAAGGTTCTGGTTGAAAGAAACTGTCATAGGTCTATATTTAACGGTATAATAATGAGGAAGCTTCAACCAATTTATATAAAAAATTATATGAGTAAAAGGTACAATGCTCCCATATCTATAGATATGGGACATTTTCTACAAACATTAGAAGAGAACAGTGATATTAATGGGGTAATACTGACTTATCCAAACTATTATGGGATAACCTGTGACTTGAGTTTGGTTGTTAAGAAGTGCAAGGAAAGAGGCATTAAGGTGTTGGTTGACTGTGCTCATGGGGCCCATTTTGGAATATCACCATTACTTCCGGATAATCCAATAAAGCTTGGAGCAGACATGGCTGTAATGAGTGCGCATAAAACATTACCCAGCTTAACCCAGACAGCATACTTACACATAGGAGAAACCATGGATAAGAGTTTAACCGATTTTTATGTCAGTATGTTTTCTTCTACCAGTCCTTCTTATACTTTCATGGCTTCCATGGATTATGCAAGGTATTATTTAGAAACATACGGTAGAGAAGCTTTTGATAGTTTAATTAAAACTGTTGATGATTACAGGGATAGAATAAACCAGATAAAGGGGCTGCATGTTATAAGTCAGGAGGATATAAAATCAGAGTATGCGCAATCTCCAGTAGGGTTTGATAGGACAAGGTTGATAATTAATGTAGATAAGGAGTACAATGGTTATGCCCTTCTTGATTATTTAAGGCTCAAAGGTGTTCAATCAGAGATGAGTGATGGTTTTAACACTGTTCTTATATCATCACCTTTTAACTCAAAGGAAGATTTTGAAAGGCTTTTTATGGCACTAAAGGACTTTCCTATGAGTGACTATAAAAGGAAACCTATTGAAATTAAAGTAGGCACCATACCATCAAGAGCACTTCTTCCGTGGCAGGCAGTAGAATCAAAGAGCGCGCTGGTAGATCTTAAGGACTGTGAAGGTAAGATAAGTGGGACAAACATAGTTCCATACCCGCCGGGTGTACCTATAATTATGATGGGTGAATTTATAGATAGGGATGCCATAAGTATGGTACAATATTATCTATCTAACGGTGTTACAATACTAGGTATTGATGAAGAAAAAATAAGAGTTATTGAACAATAG
- a CDS encoding magnesium transporter CorA family protein — protein MINIFKSIDENSGSLQKIDNLEPGCWINVVAPTDQELLLVSKKTGVPIEFLRAPLDDEETSRLEIEDSNILVIVDIPFTEMEDNSLTYDTYPLAIIHTEKEIITVCLKNSKILTDFTEGKVRSFFTYKRSRFILQILNRISTYYLLYLRQIDKKSLMIEKKLHKSMKNKELIQLLSLEKSLVYFSTSLKSNEITLEKMLKLEFITKYEEDKDVLEDVIIENKQAIEMANIYSNILSGTMDAFASVISNNLNIVMKLLASVTIVMSIPNMISGLFGMNFENIPFGDHPFGFWFVIGTIAFLCVSTAVYLNKKDMF, from the coding sequence ATGATAAATATATTTAAGAGCATAGATGAGAACAGTGGTAGCCTTCAAAAAATTGATAATCTTGAACCTGGTTGTTGGATAAATGTGGTGGCCCCCACAGATCAAGAACTTCTACTTGTATCCAAAAAGACCGGGGTGCCTATTGAATTTTTAAGAGCACCTCTTGACGATGAGGAAACCTCTCGTCTTGAAATTGAAGATAGTAACATCTTAGTTATTGTGGATATCCCTTTTACAGAGATGGAAGATAATTCCCTTACTTATGACACTTATCCATTGGCAATTATACACACTGAAAAAGAGATTATTACAGTATGCTTAAAAAACAGCAAAATACTTACGGATTTTACAGAAGGAAAAGTTCGTTCCTTTTTTACTTATAAACGTTCGCGGTTCATCTTGCAGATTTTAAATAGAATATCAACATACTACTTACTTTATCTACGGCAGATTGATAAGAAAAGTCTTATGATTGAAAAAAAGCTTCATAAGTCCATGAAAAACAAAGAGCTAATACAACTTCTTTCACTGGAAAAGTCCTTAGTATACTTTTCAACTTCCTTAAAATCTAATGAAATTACCTTAGAAAAGATGTTGAAGTTGGAGTTTATTACTAAGTATGAAGAAGATAAGGATGTCCTGGAAGATGTAATAATAGAAAATAAGCAAGCTATCGAAATGGCAAATATTTATAGTAATATTCTTTCCGGAACAATGGATGCCTTTGCCTCAGTAATATCTAATAATCTGAACATTGTTATGAAGCTCTTAGCTTCAGTTACAATTGTCATGTCCATACCTAATATGATTTCAGGTCTGTTTGGTATGAACTTCGAAAATATTCCATTTGGTGACCACCCCTTCGGGTTTTGGTTTGTCATTGGCACTATAGCGTTCTTATGTGTCTCAACTGCCGTATACCTAAATAAAAAAGATATGTTTTAA
- a CDS encoding S66 peptidase family protein, translated as MLGNKLKYGDTIGVIAPASPEDRSVIEEKLTVLKELGFKIKAGKHLYDHKGFLAGDDIHRAEDLMSLFYASDIKMVLCFRGGYGTMRLLPHLDLDVIKSNPKIFMGFSDITVLLNIFYQKLGLITFHGPMVNSDLKDSTTLNSMLTTLMEGDRPYNIYNPPDTPLNYINFKDSVEGRIVGGNLALICSTLGTKYEINTDNKILFLEDVDEPPYKVDRMLTQLILSGKLHRCKAILLGQFTDCTLPHYERSLTLEEVIKDRIYNLGVPTCSNFMSGHGSPKLTLPIGAKVALDPNSNGIRVLEKVVK; from the coding sequence ATGTTAGGAAATAAGTTAAAATACGGTGATACTATCGGTGTAATTGCTCCGGCCAGTCCTGAAGATAGATCAGTTATTGAAGAAAAACTTACTGTTCTAAAGGAATTAGGTTTTAAAATAAAAGCTGGAAAACATCTGTATGACCACAAAGGCTTCCTAGCCGGTGATGATATCCATAGGGCAGAAGATCTTATGTCACTGTTCTATGCTAGTGATATAAAGATGGTTTTATGCTTTAGAGGCGGCTATGGAACCATGCGACTGCTACCTCACTTAGATCTGGATGTAATAAAAAGTAACCCAAAAATATTTATGGGATTTAGTGATATAACCGTTCTACTTAATATTTTTTATCAAAAATTAGGGCTTATTACCTTTCACGGTCCTATGGTGAACTCAGACCTAAAAGATAGCACTACCTTAAATTCTATGTTAACCACATTGATGGAAGGGGACCGGCCCTATAATATTTATAATCCTCCAGATACACCTCTAAACTATATAAATTTCAAAGATTCTGTAGAAGGAAGAATTGTCGGGGGTAATCTAGCCCTTATATGCAGTACCCTTGGAACTAAATACGAAATTAATACGGACAATAAAATCCTCTTTCTGGAGGACGTAGATGAGCCTCCATATAAGGTAGATAGAATGTTGACTCAACTTATCCTCTCCGGTAAACTTCACCGTTGCAAAGCTATTTTGTTAGGCCAGTTTACTGACTGTACTTTGCCCCATTACGAGAGAAGTTTAACTTTGGAGGAGGTCATTAAAGACAGGATTTATAATCTTGGAGTCCCAACTTGTTCAAACTTTATGAGCGGCCACGGCAGCCCAAAACTAACACTGCCCATTGGAGCCAAAGTTGCACTAGATCCAAACAGTAATGGCATTAGGGTGCTGGAAAAGGTCGTAAAATAA